The following coding sequences are from one Candidatus Methanomethylicota archaeon window:
- a CDS encoding Lrp/AsnC family transcriptional regulator has translation MSLDNVDLKLVKVMKDYCKVNFKRVGSRLGLSHVAVMKRVNRFMGEGLISIGPLINVDKLGFKLVLLLIEVDSEKSIRDLLNRFKECPRILHIFRIYGEYNLAIIAFAEDERVLSSIMSICMLRTSEHIRRSYVIPVSEILFNEFIGLVKVPSEDFNEAPCGIVCADCNRYVDGKCIGCPSTKHYKGWFKAREIQ, from the coding sequence ATGAGTTTAGATAATGTGGATTTGAAGTTGGTTAAGGTCATGAAGGATTATTGTAAAGTTAATTTCAAACGTGTTGGCAGTAGGCTTGGTTTATCACATGTTGCGGTAATGAAGAGGGTTAATAGATTTATGGGTGAAGGGTTAATTTCCATAGGTCCCCTAATCAATGTTGATAAGCTTGGGTTTAAACTCGTACTACTATTAATAGAGGTTGATAGTGAGAAGAGTATAAGGGATTTATTGAATAGATTTAAGGAGTGTCCAAGAATCCTCCACATATTTAGAATTTATGGTGAATACAATTTAGCTATAATAGCCTTCGCTGAGGATGAGAGAGTCCTGTCCTCAATTATGAGTATATGTATGTTGAGAACTTCTGAGCATATTAGGAGGAGCTACGTTATCCCAGTTTCAGAAATATTATTCAATGAGTTCATAGGACTTGTTAAAGTTCCAAGTGAAGACTTTAATGAAGCTCCATGTGGCATTGTTTGCGCTGATTGCAATAGGTATGTTGATGGTAAATGCATCGGTTGTCCATCCACCAAGCATTATAAGGGTTGGTTTAAAGCCCGCGAAATTCAATAA
- a CDS encoding ferredoxin family protein produces MSFLIPRELIPWYPRIDYNKCIGCLTCVNFCPHKVYDVENGKPKVARPFECVVGCMSCSKICPSEAITFPSMDELRRQLRELRKAAAEVSGKKDA; encoded by the coding sequence ATGAGCTTCTTAATACCTAGAGAACTAATACCATGGTATCCAAGGATAGATTACAATAAATGTATTGGATGTTTGACGTGTGTAAACTTCTGTCCCCATAAGGTTTATGATGTGGAAAACGGTAAACCAAAAGTTGCAAGGCCATTCGAGTGTGTCGTGGGATGCATGAGCTGCTCTAAAATATGCCCATCAGAAGCCATAACATTCCCATCAATGGATGAACTTAGAAGGCAATTAAGGGAATTAAGGAAGGCCGCCGCAGAGGTTTCTGGCAAGAAGGATGCTTAA